From Osmerus eperlanus chromosome 16, fOsmEpe2.1, whole genome shotgun sequence:
ctgctgcAGGAGCGAGGCCACACCCCGCGGCTGCTGGGCTTCTGCGGGGACCTGTACATGACCGAGAGGGTCCCCTACGGCCCCCTGTACGGCCTGGCCCTGCCCTggcccctggaggcctgggtgCCGGCCGGGGCCCGCCGCAGCATGGACCAGTGGGGCACGCCCTCCTGGCCCCGCAAGGCCAAGATCTCCATGGGCCTgctggagctggtggaggaCGTCTTCCACGGGACCTACGGCAGCTTCCTCATGTGCGACCTCAGCGCCGCCCACTTCGGCTACACCGACCACTACGAACTCCGCCTGACTGACCCGAGGGCCGTCATGCCCGAGGACGTGTTCAGAAGGTCGATGCGAGCCCTGCGCTGCGAGGCGGACTCCGACTGCCTGTTGGGGGCGGACTGCCGGTCGTCGTGTGACATGGCGGAGCGGCGCTGCAGGGAAGAACCCCTGCAGCCCAACCTGGCCAAGGCGTGCAGGGCTCTGACGGACTACCTCCTGCGGGGGGCGCCCTCCGACCtgagggaggagctggagaggcagCTGGACGTCTGCATGGCGCTCCAAGGCTCGGCCAGCCAGATGAACATGGAGCACTCGCTCATACTGAACAACCTCAAGGCCTTGCTGTGGAAACAGATCTCCCACACCAAGGACTCATGATGGTGAGAGCTGGGACTGACACTGTGGCATAGGAAAGAGTAGATACTAACCTCACTTTGACAAAGTGATTCATATAAACTAACCACTATGGGATTCTTCATAGAAACTCAGTGTTATTTTTTCCTTAGTTTTACAAGAAAATGTAATATATTGTTATGCGATTCATTTTCAGGATGCTGGAAGAAAGATATATATTTCACGCATTGGATTGACTCCTCAATCCTGTGTAGTCGTATAAACATCTTAattgtacattacatgacttcacGTAATCTGATCTCAGTattaagttttttttgtttgttttttaccgcTGGACATTTTCCTTTTCACTTAGTAACACACTGTGCTGCATTTAAAAAAGAGTTCATTTGGTTCCCATGCACATTTTCCACAAGGGACATTTGTAATTTTCCACTGATACTTCGTAGCATTAAACTCATACTGAATGGTGCCATAAGAGATCATGCTGAAATGTAGACCTTATAGAAACTTTTGTATTAATGTTTATCACTTTTGAAGGTACTGCTTGCCGTTTTTATTTGACATCTTTACCGTTACGTCCTTTCGAGCGCTACATCTGGAGTATGAAGTGTGAATTCTGAAGGAACTGAATGTAAAGGCTGCTGTTGAGGCTTGAATTGCAATCTTGATACATTGTTTACCTTGAAGTTTGAACCAGCATGATTTGCACAATAAAAACACCTACCACTCACCAGTGATCACTCAGAGCTTGCCTGTTCTGTGAACCTTTGATATTGAGAAACTTTTTTAGTCTTTATAATAGTTTTACTATTGGCATGCGTTTATCCTAATAGTTCAGGTCTTACATGTTAATATATATTGTTTACCATTTTTAGTTTTCACTATCAAAATGGCCCCTCTGACATTGAGGCCTCAAGAAACTTTGCAGTAGATGTTTTATGTTCATTATGAGACCTATTTCTTGTCTTTTGTTACTCTCGCTTCACTCAGCTGACTAATAAAGCTGTGGAAATTTCAGAACCTAGCATAAACCGTTTGAGATGGACCTTTTTTTGTTCCACATTGTCCTCCATCCCGGAAGCACCTTCAGTGCAACAGCTCACTGAATCCCATTCAGATCTCTTTCACACAAGTTGTGGCACACTTGTTTGCCAAATCAGTAGCTAGAATTAAGACGCATACAGTTTAAGGCATTGCAATAAATGTATTTGACCAATGTGTAGCAGTGTCTGTGGAGGGGGACTGGTGCTGGGAGAAACACCGCTAGCCATCCGCAGCCTCTTGTTCTTGCGCTCGTAAATAGCTGGCTTTCTTCTGGGCGACACGGTCCTTCCTCTGtgccagggagagcttggcacGGTTCCACCTGCcaggacaacaacaaaaacggaATTAACATCCTGCACAGCAGTCATGATTATTACCCGTTCCTCATTCGGTTCGGTGCTGCGACAATCTAAACATTTGCCTGAACTCTTCCAAAGTAGAGGGCTTGCCCTCAAAGACACTGAACAACACAAAACACTGACGTTAATGGGTTTAGTTTTAAATTGTCTTTCATTTCTGGACATTTTCATATTTCTGTCTGTCATCAAACATCCCTGCCTGCTGTGGCACGAGGACAGACAGGGATAGAAGGAAACAGGTTTCTGTATGCAGGGGGAACGACAGGACAGCACCCAACAGGCTGCTCTGAAACTAATCCTGCAAATGGAGATCCTATGACATGCACTTCAAACAGTATCCATCTCCAGAGTCACGTGAccaaagcaacaacaacaaaaaacctcACCTCTTCTTTTTGACGTCTTTTTGGGGTTTCTTGTCGTGGACGGGGTTCTCTCTGATCGCGGCGTGTGCTTTCTTGTACATTTCCTCAACCTGAGGTACAAAACAATAGATTCGTCATGGTAAGGCAGGTATGCTGACATCAGCCAAGTGTACTACGACACTTCCTGAGGGATTCCCCTCGCTTCTCTCAGCCCCGTCTTGAAAGAACAATAGCATCAGCCAAAGCAAATGAAGGACCAACTACATTTTGCTCAGCATCTTTAGTAACATCATCAAGAAGCAATGGAGTCAGGAGTCTCCCAAACACACTAAGGCTGGGACACTAACATTTAGGGTTACATTGACCCAGATGTTACACAGGTAGGACATGTGTGATGCAGTCTTACTGTGTCTGGCGTGACTCCATTCTTTATGAAGCGTGAAAACTGTTTCTTGTaggcctcctcgtcctcctccattAAGTAGCTCATGTAATCCGACACGTTCATGCCCATGATGTGTTTTCGGTGCAACTCTGCATT
This genomic window contains:
- the dipk1aa gene encoding divergent protein kinase domain 1A, producing the protein MARVLFSRAWMKKSFYLQARISFVRVKYLFLTWLTVFVGSWVIYVQYSTYKELCRGHECKNAICDKYKKGIIDGSACSSLCDKDTLYLGRCLSTTPNNQVYTGGWGELDGVIRCQLGEVVPYELGEELEPRREAPVFDTPTRGTSVEKFREMVFNHLKSKLGEQANLASLVSHILLVADGNKDGRVSLPEARSAWALLQMDEVLLGLLLQERGHTPRLLGFCGDLYMTERVPYGPLYGLALPWPLEAWVPAGARRSMDQWGTPSWPRKAKISMGLLELVEDVFHGTYGSFLMCDLSAAHFGYTDHYELRLTDPRAVMPEDVFRRSMRALRCEADSDCLLGADCRSSCDMAERRCREEPLQPNLAKACRALTDYLLRGAPSDLREELERQLDVCMALQGSASQMNMEHSLILNNLKALLWKQISHTKDS